One part of the Nostoc sp. PCC 7120 = FACHB-418 genome encodes these proteins:
- a CDS encoding DOPA 4,5-dioxygenase family protein: MTEESLNITGFHAHVYFDSASFPTAMSIREELGNRFNVQLGRSHEKPIGPHPKSMYQVAFPSTEFAQIVPWLMLHRQGLDILVHPLTGDDVSDHTHFALWLGEKLELNIDSLRKVIPANN, translated from the coding sequence ATGACTGAAGAATCTCTGAACATCACCGGTTTTCATGCTCACGTTTACTTTGATAGCGCTAGTTTTCCTACAGCTATGAGTATCCGTGAAGAATTAGGTAATAGATTCAATGTACAGCTTGGGCGATCGCATGAAAAACCCATTGGCCCCCACCCTAAATCCATGTACCAAGTTGCATTCCCATCAACAGAATTCGCTCAAATTGTCCCCTGGTTAATGCTTCACCGTCAGGGATTAGATATTCTCGTCCATCCCTTGACAGGGGATGATGTCAGCGACCATACCCATTTTGCCTTGTGGTTGGGAGAAAAGTTAGAACTCAATATTGATTCACTCAGGAAAGTCATACCAGCTAATAACTAA
- a CDS encoding 2-hydroxyacid dehydrogenase — MKVAVFSTKAYDRQFLEAANAPKHHELAFFEPRLNQDTAILAAGFPAVCVFVHDQVDAATLEILASRGTRLIVLRCAGFNNVDLKAANKLGVTVVRVPAYSPYGVAEHAVGLILSLNRKIHRAYNRVREGNFALDGLLGFNINGRTVGIIGTGKIGLILGQIMKGFGCRLLAYDVYRNPEMESLGGEYVELPELFANSDIISLHCPLMPQTHHLINAEAIEQVKPGVMLINTSRGALIHTQAVIEGLKTGKIGSLGVDVYEQESELFFEDLSGEIIQDDIFQRLTTFPNVLITGHQAFFTEDALRNIAETTLNNIADIEQGRSCPNEIRYQPEVEAKVLVS, encoded by the coding sequence ATGAAAGTAGCAGTCTTCAGTACAAAAGCCTATGATCGGCAGTTTTTAGAAGCTGCAAATGCTCCAAAGCATCATGAGTTGGCATTCTTTGAACCCCGTCTCAATCAAGATACCGCCATTTTAGCCGCCGGATTTCCGGCGGTTTGCGTATTTGTACATGATCAAGTTGATGCAGCTACTTTAGAAATTCTTGCTTCACGAGGAACTCGCTTGATTGTCCTCCGTTGTGCAGGTTTCAATAATGTAGACTTAAAAGCTGCTAATAAGTTAGGCGTTACTGTAGTGCGTGTTCCCGCCTATTCACCCTATGGGGTAGCCGAACACGCAGTGGGTTTGATTTTGAGCCTCAATCGCAAAATTCACCGTGCTTATAACCGCGTCCGCGAAGGTAATTTCGCTTTAGATGGACTTTTAGGCTTTAACATCAATGGACGCACGGTGGGAATTATCGGTACTGGCAAAATCGGGTTGATTTTGGGACAAATTATGAAAGGGTTTGGCTGTCGCCTACTCGCCTATGATGTTTACCGCAACCCAGAGATGGAATCATTAGGCGGCGAATATGTAGAATTACCAGAACTATTTGCCAATTCTGATATTATTTCTCTCCATTGTCCCCTGATGCCCCAAACTCATCACTTAATCAACGCGGAAGCAATAGAGCAGGTAAAACCAGGGGTAATGTTAATCAATACCAGCAGAGGTGCGCTTATTCATACCCAAGCTGTAATTGAAGGACTCAAGACTGGCAAAATCGGTTCTTTGGGTGTAGATGTTTATGAGCAGGAATCAGAATTGTTTTTTGAGGATTTATCAGGGGAAATCATTCAAGATGATATCTTCCAAAGACTGACAACATTTCCTAATGTACTTATCACAGGACACCAAGCATTTTTTACAGAAGACGCTTTACGCAACATAGCAGAGACAACCTTAAACAACATTGCTGATATTGAGCAAGGTCGTTCTTGTCCCAATGAAATCCGTTATCAACCAGAAGTAGAAGCTAAGGTTTTAGTTAGTTGA
- a CDS encoding GumC family protein, giving the protein MANISLKQGQFVTNSLPNKWKFRNLTKILLRRRFIVLGVSCMVISATSFTAITNKPTYKSQMQILVSPNVSEEVGITNNNIDIPISIEQYSVQKNLMQSSKLIDKVVNLLSFDYPNITKENILGKTENSENSPLKVTQLETNKGAKQVLSPVFEISFQDNDPLKTKKVLLALQKVYQDYNLERRQERFNQGLAFINARLPVIKQQLRQAERKLEQFRKKHNLLDPELQSQVLIKSLTKTQEQLQLTRTQLQDINSRYQNLEERITEASQKALVSMRLAQSSRYKTLTSELQKTEQSLAKEQLRYTDDSPIVQSLKQQRRSQLTLVRQELKRLTAELKTQTTPEPEQLVGVDPNLVEEFVQVQTTALGLIANEKSLRESEQRIRSELSKYPSLIAEYQRLLPEVETQRKTLEQMLQAQQSMGMKIAHGGFDWLVLEEANLGTYVGNDRFWLVFVGMITGPILGVVLALIWGMRHRIIHSAQDLQKVSNLRLLGTVPKLAPRTMEKRLPNLSWLGGRNLTESEEVGNSWLPCHETLDMVYQNTQILKYPFPFKSMMVTSALPGEGRTTLAMGLAASAAHMHRRVLLIDANLRSPKLHKILQLSNDWGLSLLLLDETNTEVQDYIQPIHPSIDILTAGPTPEDAVELLSSQRLKDLIELFEETYDLVLIDAPPILGTVDGRIVASYCHGIMMVGRIGWVTQTELTQAVEILNSLNLVGIIANDMSSYHKG; this is encoded by the coding sequence GTGGCTAACATCAGTTTAAAGCAAGGACAATTTGTTACCAATTCTTTGCCAAATAAATGGAAATTTAGAAATCTTACTAAAATTCTTCTAAGACGACGTTTTATAGTGTTGGGTGTTTCTTGTATGGTGATATCAGCTACTAGCTTTACAGCCATAACAAACAAACCCACTTACAAAAGCCAGATGCAAATATTAGTAAGCCCTAATGTATCTGAAGAAGTAGGTATAACAAATAATAATATAGATATTCCCATAAGTATTGAACAATACTCTGTGCAGAAGAACTTGATGCAGAGTTCTAAATTAATAGATAAGGTGGTAAATCTACTAAGTTTTGACTATCCCAATATTACTAAAGAAAATATTTTAGGTAAAACAGAGAATAGCGAAAATTCTCCCTTAAAAGTAACTCAGCTAGAGACTAATAAAGGAGCAAAGCAAGTTCTTAGCCCTGTATTTGAAATTTCTTTTCAAGATAACGACCCATTGAAAACTAAAAAAGTACTTCTAGCTTTACAAAAGGTCTATCAGGATTACAATCTAGAGCGAAGACAAGAGCGATTTAATCAAGGATTAGCATTTATTAATGCTCGTTTACCAGTAATTAAACAACAGTTGAGACAAGCCGAAAGAAAATTAGAACAGTTCCGTAAAAAGCACAATTTACTAGATCCAGAATTACAAAGTCAAGTTTTAATAAAATCTTTGACTAAAACTCAAGAACAGTTACAATTAACCCGCACCCAACTACAAGATATCAATTCCCGCTATCAAAACTTAGAAGAAAGAATCACGGAGGCTAGCCAAAAAGCACTGGTCTCAATGCGTTTGGCTCAATCAAGTCGTTATAAAACACTGACAAGTGAATTACAAAAGACTGAACAATCTCTGGCTAAAGAGCAGCTACGTTATACAGATGACTCCCCTATTGTGCAGAGTCTCAAGCAGCAACGTCGCAGTCAATTAACTTTAGTACGGCAAGAGTTAAAACGGTTAACGGCGGAACTGAAAACACAAACAACTCCAGAACCAGAACAACTGGTTGGAGTTGATCCAAATTTAGTGGAAGAATTTGTTCAAGTACAGACGACTGCTTTAGGATTAATTGCTAATGAAAAGAGCCTCAGAGAATCAGAACAACGTATCCGTTCTGAATTGAGTAAATATCCTAGTTTGATAGCAGAATATCAACGTCTTTTACCAGAAGTAGAAACGCAACGCAAAACACTTGAGCAAATGTTGCAAGCACAACAGTCAATGGGAATGAAAATTGCTCATGGAGGTTTTGATTGGTTGGTATTAGAAGAAGCAAATTTGGGAACTTATGTTGGTAATGATAGGTTCTGGTTAGTATTTGTCGGTATGATTACTGGCCCGATTTTGGGTGTTGTCTTGGCGTTGATTTGGGGAATGCGTCATCGGATTATTCATTCTGCACAAGATTTGCAGAAGGTGAGCAACCTAAGATTACTGGGAACAGTACCGAAGTTAGCACCCCGGACGATGGAAAAACGCCTTCCCAATTTATCTTGGCTTGGGGGACGCAACTTAACCGAGTCTGAGGAAGTAGGTAATTCTTGGTTACCTTGCCATGAAACCTTAGATATGGTTTACCAAAACACACAAATATTGAAGTATCCTTTCCCTTTTAAGTCCATGATGGTAACTTCAGCGTTACCAGGAGAAGGAAGGACAACTTTAGCGATGGGGTTAGCTGCTAGTGCGGCTCATATGCACAGACGAGTGCTACTAATTGATGCTAACTTGCGATCGCCTAAACTCCACAAAATCCTCCAACTATCAAACGACTGGGGATTATCTTTACTACTTCTTGATGAGACAAACACCGAAGTTCAAGATTATATCCAGCCAATTCACCCTTCTATTGATATTTTGACTGCGGGGCCAACACCAGAAGACGCGGTAGAATTGCTCAGTTCTCAGCGATTGAAAGATTTAATTGAATTATTTGAGGAAACCTACGACTTAGTATTGATAGATGCTCCACCCATTTTAGGCACAGTCGATGGCAGAATAGTTGCCTCCTACTGTCATGGAATTATGATGGTAGGGCGTATTGGTTGGGTAACACAAACTGAACTAACTCAAGCTGTGGAGATTTTAAATAGCTTAAACTTAGTTGGCATTATCGCTAATGATATGAGCAGCTATCACAAGGGTTGA
- a CDS encoding DUF427 domain-containing protein has protein sequence MPKAIWNGAVLAESDNTVVVEGNHYFPADAINKQYFQASETHTTCPWKGVASYYSIEVDGQVNKDAAWYYPSAKEKAKNIEGYVAFWKGVKVETK, from the coding sequence ATGCCAAAAGCCATCTGGAATGGAGCTGTGTTAGCCGAGAGCGATAACACCGTAGTCGTGGAAGGTAACCATTATTTTCCGGCTGACGCAATTAACAAGCAATATTTTCAAGCAAGTGAAACTCACACCACTTGTCCGTGGAAAGGTGTTGCCAGTTACTACAGCATCGAAGTTGATGGACAAGTTAACAAAGATGCTGCTTGGTACTATCCCAGCGCCAAAGAAAAAGCAAAGAATATTGAAGGTTACGTAGCCTTTTGGAAAGGTGTAAAGGTTGAGACTAAATAA
- a CDS encoding DNA adenine methylase has translation MVSQIPKETCPRPFLKWAGGKSRLIPQYLSHLPKNYRTYHEPFLGGGALFFYLQPSKSILTDINSELITTYRCVRDCIEELIGLLKDHKSQHNRDYYYSVRGKTVDNELEEAARFIYLNKTCYNGLYRVNSQGRFNVPLGKYNNPNICQEDLLRAASNVLATSEIKQADFTQVLDYATGSEDFVFFDPPYYPISSTSYFTGYSKNSFGEKDQLILRNTCVELASRGVKVVVCNSDCEFIKNIYQEIGFNIYFIEAKRSINSNIKKRGLVKELLITSY, from the coding sequence ATGGTAAGCCAAATCCCTAAAGAAACTTGCCCACGTCCATTTTTAAAGTGGGCTGGGGGTAAAAGTAGGTTAATTCCACAATATCTGTCACATTTACCCAAGAATTATCGGACTTACCATGAGCCGTTTTTGGGAGGTGGTGCTTTATTTTTCTATCTCCAACCGAGCAAATCTATTTTAACTGATATTAATTCTGAGCTAATTACTACTTATCGTTGTGTCCGCGACTGCATCGAGGAATTAATTGGCCTTTTAAAAGATCATAAAAGCCAACATAATAGAGATTATTATTATAGTGTCCGAGGAAAAACTGTTGATAATGAGTTAGAAGAAGCTGCACGATTTATTTATCTCAATAAAACTTGTTATAACGGTCTTTATCGGGTAAATTCCCAAGGTCGATTTAACGTTCCTTTAGGTAAATATAATAATCCTAATATTTGTCAAGAAGATTTACTCAGAGCCGCTTCCAATGTGCTTGCCACCTCAGAAATCAAACAAGCTGATTTTACACAGGTGTTGGATTACGCTACTGGTAGCGAGGATTTCGTTTTTTTCGATCCGCCGTATTATCCTATTAGTAGTACTAGCTATTTTACAGGTTATAGTAAAAATTCTTTTGGGGAAAAAGACCAGTTAATTTTAAGAAATACTTGTGTAGAATTGGCTAGCCGTGGTGTTAAAGTAGTTGTATGCAATTCTGATTGTGAATTTATTAAAAATATATATCAAGAAATAGGGTTCAATATTTATTTTATTGAAGCTAAAAGGTCAATTAATTCTAATATAAAAAAACGAGGTTTAGTTAAAGAATTGCTCATTACATCATATTAA
- a CDS encoding DUF751 family protein codes for MFDGFWDNVFRYPRYLITIVLGIFLNTFEPLFPLLKRPVTLIAILGLLVGGLAFMTFTLRAMLGFGTI; via the coding sequence ATGTTTGATGGATTTTGGGATAACGTTTTTCGCTACCCCCGTTACTTGATCACTATTGTATTAGGTATTTTCCTAAACACTTTCGAGCCACTATTCCCTCTGTTAAAACGCCCCGTTACTTTAATCGCCATTTTGGGTTTATTGGTAGGCGGGCTAGCGTTCATGACTTTTACATTAAGAGCCATGCTTGGCTTCGGTACAATCTAG
- the rbfA gene encoding 30S ribosome-binding factor RbfA → MATNRRVSRVAELIKREVSQMLINGIKDDRVGTGMVSVTDVDVSGDLQHAKIYVSIYGTEEAKAETMAGLKSATGFVRSELGARVRLRRTPEVTFIEDRSIERGTKVLTLLNKLENARSPDDIPSADDSLDED, encoded by the coding sequence ATGGCTACAAATCGCCGCGTCTCCCGTGTTGCTGAATTGATCAAACGGGAAGTTAGCCAAATGCTAATTAACGGTATTAAAGATGATCGTGTGGGTACAGGCATGGTCAGTGTCACAGATGTAGATGTTTCTGGGGATCTGCAACACGCCAAAATCTACGTCAGTATATATGGTACAGAAGAAGCTAAAGCAGAAACAATGGCGGGGTTGAAATCAGCCACTGGTTTTGTCCGTAGTGAACTAGGGGCAAGGGTAAGGTTACGTCGTACTCCCGAAGTGACTTTCATCGAAGATCGTTCAATAGAACGCGGAACAAAAGTACTAACTTTGTTGAACAAACTTGAGAATGCGCGATCACCTGATGATATACCATCAGCAGATGACTCTTTAGACGAAGATTAG
- a CDS encoding DUF4327 family protein: MSVNTVPSINYYSLDVIQDEARRLVEKGMISRQQPIYTLCQYIPAREWVCVECELEKCDFLLRDRIGDLIGREQWDND; the protein is encoded by the coding sequence ATGAGTGTGAATACGGTGCCCTCTATCAATTACTACTCCCTAGACGTAATTCAGGACGAAGCACGCCGACTAGTAGAAAAAGGAATGATCAGCAGGCAACAGCCCATATATACTCTGTGCCAATATATTCCTGCTAGAGAGTGGGTTTGTGTAGAGTGTGAGTTAGAGAAATGTGACTTTCTATTACGCGATCGCATTGGCGACCTCATTGGTCGTGAACAATGGGACAACGACTAA
- the dcd gene encoding dCTP deaminase, protein MAQKGMIAPFESSLIRKIPKDTPVAAQPVISYGLSSYGYDIRLSSAEFRIFRHIPGTVVDPKNFNPQNLEPTPLHTDNDGSYFILPAHSYGLGVALEKLEVPNNITVICIGKSTYARCGIIANLTPAEAAWRGHLTLEFSNSSSADCRIYANEGVVQLLFLEGEPCAISYEARQGKYQDQLEKVTLAKV, encoded by the coding sequence ATGGCTCAAAAAGGGATGATTGCTCCTTTTGAGTCTAGTTTAATCCGAAAAATTCCCAAAGATACCCCTGTAGCTGCTCAACCCGTCATCAGCTACGGCTTGTCTTCTTATGGCTACGATATCCGCCTCTCATCTGCTGAGTTCCGCATTTTTCGCCACATCCCTGGAACTGTAGTTGACCCCAAAAACTTCAATCCCCAAAATTTGGAACCAACACCACTGCATACAGATAATGATGGCAGTTACTTTATTTTGCCAGCTCATAGTTATGGTTTGGGGGTGGCTCTGGAAAAACTAGAGGTGCCAAATAATATTACAGTTATTTGCATAGGTAAATCAACTTATGCCCGTTGTGGTATAATAGCTAACCTAACACCTGCGGAAGCTGCTTGGCGGGGTCATTTAACTCTAGAGTTTTCTAATTCTTCTAGTGCTGATTGTCGTATATACGCCAATGAAGGCGTTGTACAATTACTCTTTTTGGAGGGTGAACCCTGTGCTATTAGTTACGAAGCACGTCAGGGTAAATATCAAGATCAGTTAGAAAAAGTGACTTTGGCTAAAGTTTAG
- a CDS encoding P-loop NTPase family protein: protein MVAQLETPSANSPLNLPYPIEGLVQVFTSSHRNFFTSVMGQALRIAGQGTPVLIVQFLKGGIKQGQERPIQLGQNLDWIRCDLPRCIDTPHLDESENQALQKLWLHTQQVVDEDKYSLVVLDELSLAIHFGLIPESDVLAFLAKRPPHVDIIFTGTEMPQSILDVADQITEIRRSHCP, encoded by the coding sequence ATGGTTGCCCAGTTAGAAACGCCCAGCGCAAATTCGCCCCTCAACTTACCCTACCCAATTGAAGGACTAGTACAAGTTTTCACTAGCTCACACCGTAACTTTTTTACCAGTGTCATGGGACAAGCCCTCAGAATTGCTGGGCAAGGTACACCAGTGTTAATTGTGCAGTTTCTCAAAGGTGGGATCAAGCAAGGACAAGAAAGACCAATTCAATTGGGTCAAAATCTAGATTGGATTCGCTGTGATTTACCACGCTGCATCGACACCCCACATTTAGATGAATCAGAGAATCAAGCTTTACAAAAGTTATGGCTACACACACAGCAGGTTGTCGATGAGGACAAGTATTCTCTTGTTGTTCTAGATGAGTTAAGTTTGGCGATTCACTTTGGGCTAATTCCTGAAAGCGATGTTTTAGCCTTTTTAGCCAAACGCCCTCCCCATGTGGATATTATTTTTACTGGTACAGAAATGCCCCAGTCTATTTTAGATGTGGCAGATCAAATTACAGAGATTAGGCGTAGTCATTGCCCCTAA
- a CDS encoding adenylate kinase family protein, with the protein MRLVILGGSGSGKSTQAQRLCSHLEITQISTGEILREAISHLSELGRHAQPYMIKGELVPDEMIIELIRLRLKKSDVIDGWVLEGYPRTAFQAEELDFLLDELGQKLDWAIYLQVPEAVMVSRSLGRSLPDDQPEIVQRRVEIFYDRTVPILEYYDRRRRLLTINGDQSPELVLQSILKLLLVT; encoded by the coding sequence GTGAGATTAGTGATTCTGGGAGGTTCAGGGTCGGGAAAAAGCACTCAAGCACAAAGGCTTTGCAGTCATTTAGAAATTACTCAGATTTCTACGGGCGAGATTTTACGGGAAGCTATTTCCCATCTTAGTGAATTAGGTCGTCATGCCCAACCTTACATGATTAAAGGGGAACTAGTCCCTGACGAAATGATCATTGAACTAATCCGATTGCGTCTGAAAAAGTCTGATGTAATTGATGGCTGGGTTTTGGAAGGTTATCCGCGTACTGCCTTCCAAGCTGAAGAGTTGGACTTTTTGCTTGATGAGTTGGGGCAGAAATTAGATTGGGCAATTTATTTACAAGTACCGGAAGCAGTGATGGTGAGTCGTTCTTTGGGGCGTTCTCTACCAGATGACCAACCTGAAATTGTGCAGCGTCGAGTAGAGATTTTTTACGATCGCACTGTTCCTATTTTAGAGTATTACGACCGTCGCCGCCGCCTGTTGACAATTAACGGTGATCAGTCCCCGGAATTAGTATTGCAAAGTATCCTCAAACTACTTTTAGTAACTTAG
- the rph gene encoding ribonuclease PH — protein MVWQRPDGRKPYELRPINFHTKFTRFAPGSVLTICGETKVLCTVSVAESVPKFLTGSGKGWLTAEYRMLPSATQQRHERELLKLSGRTQEIQRLIGRSLRAALDFEALGERTLTVDADVLQADAGTRTAAITGGFVALAEAISQLLQRGVLERSPLCGQIAAVSVGLLEQEAYLDLNYIEDVAATVDFNVVMNKNLGIIEVQGTAEEGSFSRTQLNQLLDCAETGIQQLLIAQQQAITDWDRLFVGK, from the coding sequence ATGGTTTGGCAACGTCCCGACGGTAGAAAACCCTATGAACTCCGTCCTATAAATTTTCATACTAAATTTACTCGTTTTGCCCCTGGTTCGGTGCTGACAATATGCGGTGAGACTAAGGTACTGTGTACTGTTAGCGTTGCGGAAAGTGTACCCAAGTTTCTTACAGGTAGTGGCAAAGGTTGGTTAACGGCTGAGTATCGGATGCTACCATCAGCTACACAGCAACGGCATGAGAGAGAATTATTAAAGTTATCTGGACGGACGCAAGAAATTCAACGTTTGATTGGGCGTAGTTTACGAGCAGCGTTAGATTTTGAGGCGTTGGGAGAACGGACTTTAACTGTAGATGCAGATGTGTTACAAGCCGATGCAGGTACAAGAACGGCAGCAATTACAGGCGGATTTGTAGCATTAGCTGAGGCTATTTCTCAATTATTGCAGCGAGGGGTATTAGAGCGATCGCCTCTCTGCGGACAAATCGCCGCCGTTTCTGTGGGTTTATTAGAACAAGAAGCATATTTAGATTTGAACTATATAGAAGATGTAGCCGCAACGGTAGATTTTAACGTTGTGATGAATAAAAACTTAGGAATTATCGAAGTTCAGGGAACAGCAGAAGAAGGCAGTTTTAGCCGTACCCAGTTGAATCAGCTACTAGATTGCGCCGAAACAGGAATTCAGCAACTATTAATTGCCCAACAGCAAGCAATTACTGATTGGGATAGGTTGTTTGTTGGCAAATAG
- a CDS encoding superoxide dismutase yields MKSSLWQRFIGFFMVILVTSMLYACQPQEAANSLPTNVASPVQTTTPTTDKRSIGFIDRQLGTNPAELPPLPYGYDALEKAIDAETMKLHHDKHHAAYVNNLNNALKKHPELQNSSVEALLRDLNSVPEDIRTTVRNNGGGHLNHTIFWQIMSPDGGGQPTGDIAQEINQTFGSFEEFKKQFNQAGGDRFGSGWVWLVRNPQGQLQIVSTPNQDSPIMEGSYPIMGNDVWEHAYYLRYQNRRPEYLNNWWNVVNWSEINRRTQASRQSNS; encoded by the coding sequence ATGAAATCATCTCTGTGGCAACGGTTTATTGGCTTTTTCATGGTCATTCTAGTGACATCTATGCTTTATGCTTGCCAACCTCAAGAAGCAGCAAATTCCCTGCCGACTAACGTAGCAAGTCCTGTACAAACCACTACGCCCACAACAGATAAACGTTCCATAGGTTTTATCGATCGCCAACTGGGTACAAATCCAGCCGAGTTACCACCATTACCTTACGGTTATGATGCCCTAGAGAAAGCGATTGATGCAGAAACCATGAAACTGCATCACGATAAACACCATGCAGCATACGTTAATAACCTTAACAATGCTTTGAAGAAGCATCCAGAACTGCAAAATAGTAGTGTAGAAGCTTTACTACGGGATTTGAACAGTGTACCTGAAGATATTCGCACAACGGTACGTAACAATGGTGGCGGACATCTCAACCATACAATTTTCTGGCAAATCATGAGTCCTGATGGGGGTGGACAACCAACAGGAGACATCGCCCAAGAAATCAACCAAACCTTTGGCAGTTTTGAAGAGTTCAAAAAACAGTTTAACCAAGCAGGAGGCGATCGCTTTGGTAGTGGTTGGGTTTGGTTAGTGCGAAATCCCCAAGGACAGTTACAGATTGTCAGCACTCCCAATCAAGATAGCCCTATCATGGAAGGTTCATACCCAATCATGGGGAATGATGTCTGGGAACACGCTTATTACCTCAGATATCAAAACCGTCGTCCTGAGTATTTAAATAACTGGTGGAATGTAGTTAATTGGTCAGAAATTAACAGACGCACCCAAGCTTCACGGCAAAGTAATTCTTAA
- the rppA gene encoding two-component system response regulator RppA has protein sequence MRILLVEDDYEQLEPLQGILSEAGYIVDTAEDGEIAEWLISQKDYDLLILDWMLPTISGLSLCRQYRCSGKTAPILMLTARDTTPDKVMGLDAGADDYLVKPADLVELLARVRALARRVPNWQGDSLRVADLQLHLAYLTVEREQIKVELSPREARLLEYLMRHPNQVLTRSQIEEALWEWGMEPESNALTVLVRKLRHRLQQVDAAEWIRTVYGMGYRLNPQY, from the coding sequence ATGCGGATATTACTAGTGGAAGATGATTATGAACAATTAGAGCCATTACAAGGTATCTTATCGGAAGCTGGCTATATTGTAGATACGGCGGAAGACGGAGAAATAGCCGAGTGGTTGATTTCCCAAAAGGATTATGACCTATTGATTTTAGATTGGATGCTACCCACAATAAGCGGATTAAGTTTGTGTCGCCAGTATCGTTGTTCGGGCAAAACTGCACCTATATTGATGCTAACAGCTAGAGACACCACACCAGACAAAGTGATGGGTTTAGATGCTGGTGCAGATGATTATCTCGTCAAACCCGCAGACTTAGTGGAACTGTTGGCGCGGGTTCGTGCTTTAGCAAGGCGAGTCCCTAATTGGCAAGGAGACAGCTTGCGCGTTGCAGACTTACAATTGCATCTAGCATATTTAACCGTAGAACGAGAGCAAATTAAGGTCGAGCTATCTCCCCGCGAAGCACGATTACTCGAATATCTCATGCGTCACCCCAATCAGGTTTTAACTCGCAGCCAGATAGAAGAAGCCCTGTGGGAGTGGGGAATGGAACCAGAAAGCAATGCTTTAACTGTACTGGTACGCAAGCTGCGACACCGTTTGCAGCAAGTAGATGCAGCAGAGTGGATTAGAACGGTTTATGGTATGGGTTATCGCCTAAATCCACAATATTAA
- a CDS encoding TIGR01548 family HAD-type hydrolase, which translates to MTTKAIAVFDIDGVIRDVGGSYRRALADTVEYFTNNAYRPTSLEIDELKSEGIWNNDWEASQELISRYLAEQGTPREQLQLNYNTIVAFFQSRYRGPDPDNWTGYICDEPLLLQPSYLEELTQAGIAWGFFSGATRGSANYVLKQRLGLQSPVLIAMEDAPGKPDPTGLFATINQLEDGLEEKSVVLYVGDTVADMYTVSKARELKPHRTWIGVGILPPHVQETAARREAYAQTLVTAGAAVVLSNVEQLNPAQIQDLLQQLC; encoded by the coding sequence ATGACTACAAAAGCGATCGCTGTATTTGATATAGATGGAGTTATCCGCGATGTTGGTGGTTCCTATCGTCGAGCCTTAGCAGACACGGTAGAGTATTTTACAAACAACGCCTATCGTCCCACCTCTTTAGAAATTGACGAACTCAAATCCGAAGGTATTTGGAATAACGATTGGGAAGCGTCTCAAGAATTAATCTCCCGTTACCTTGCGGAGCAAGGAACACCCCGTGAACAATTGCAGCTAAACTACAACACTATAGTTGCCTTTTTTCAATCCCGTTACCGTGGCCCAGACCCAGATAATTGGACGGGATATATCTGTGATGAACCGTTATTATTACAACCAAGTTATTTAGAAGAACTTACACAAGCGGGTATTGCTTGGGGATTTTTTAGTGGTGCTACTCGTGGTTCTGCTAACTATGTTTTAAAACAACGTTTGGGTTTACAGTCTCCTGTACTCATTGCAATGGAAGATGCGCCAGGTAAACCAGACCCCACAGGTCTTTTTGCAACTATTAACCAGTTAGAGGATGGGCTAGAGGAAAAATCAGTAGTTCTCTATGTCGGAGACACGGTAGCAGATATGTACACAGTCAGCAAGGCTAGAGAACTCAAACCTCACCGTACTTGGATTGGAGTAGGTATCTTACCTCCTCATGTCCAAGAAACAGCAGCCCGTCGAGAAGCTTATGCACAAACACTAGTAACAGCCGGTGCAGCAGTAGTTTTGAGTAATGTTGAACAGTTAAATCCAGCGCAAATACAAGATTTATTACAGCAATTGTGTTGA